The Chloroflexia bacterium SDU3-3 genome includes a region encoding these proteins:
- a CDS encoding LD-carboxypeptidase, with the protein MTQRMYITCPSYALTSPTERAKYLRTAKAWAELVGFEIVPSPLLERYQAPGSWVPAELRAQDIRAALQHEIVWAARGGYGAVELVPALAEAEAAGQPLLIGYSDTTVLHASWLRRGWGPALYGTLAESIGESRQAQSARATLTGQPYACSHASEAAARVLRPGAASAPIFAACLVVLANLAGTPAMPSLRGKILAIEDVGERPYAIDFALHQLQLSGALDGIVGLLGGSFSHTPPADYGGPTMDELLAGWGERLGVPTVSRLPFGHMDDPMVVTAGTPAELEARADGGWSLVWQPALPPRSAS; encoded by the coding sequence ATGACCCAGCGGATGTACATCACATGCCCTTCATACGCCCTCACCAGCCCCACCGAGCGCGCCAAGTACCTGCGCACGGCCAAGGCGTGGGCCGAGCTGGTCGGATTCGAGATCGTGCCATCGCCGCTGCTTGAGCGCTACCAGGCCCCCGGCTCGTGGGTGCCCGCCGAGCTGCGCGCCCAGGACATCCGCGCCGCCCTCCAGCACGAGATCGTGTGGGCGGCGCGCGGCGGCTACGGCGCGGTAGAGCTGGTGCCCGCCCTGGCCGAGGCCGAGGCGGCGGGCCAGCCCCTGCTGATCGGCTACAGCGACACCACCGTGCTGCACGCTAGCTGGCTGCGGCGCGGCTGGGGGCCTGCGCTCTACGGCACCCTGGCCGAGAGCATCGGCGAGTCGCGGCAGGCCCAGAGCGCCAGGGCCACGCTCACCGGCCAGCCCTACGCGTGCTCGCACGCCAGCGAGGCGGCGGCCAGGGTGCTGCGCCCAGGCGCGGCCAGCGCGCCGATCTTCGCGGCATGCCTGGTGGTGCTGGCCAACCTGGCGGGCACGCCAGCCATGCCCTCGCTGCGCGGGAAGATCCTAGCGATCGAGGATGTGGGCGAGCGGCCCTACGCCATCGACTTCGCGCTGCACCAGCTGCAGCTCTCCGGCGCGCTGGATGGCATCGTCGGCCTGCTGGGCGGCTCGTTCTCGCACACGCCGCCAGCCGACTACGGCGGGCCGACCATGGACGAGCTGCTGGCGGGCTGGGGCGAGCGGCTAGGCGTGCCCACCGTGTCGCGGCTGCCCTTCGGCCACATGGATGACCCCATGGTCGTAACCGCAGGCACGCCCGCCGAGCTAGAGGCCCGCGCCGACGGCGGCTGGTCGCTGGTGTGGCAGCCTGCCCTGCCGCCGCGCAGCGCCAGCTAG
- a CDS encoding TIGR03842 family LLM class F420-dependent oxidoreductase, which yields MDFGITLKLDMSPARSVALTRQAEAAGFNYGWVFDSHVLWNECYPMLTLMASNTQRMQLGTCVTNPAVRDLTVTASALATLNLISGGRMVLGIGRGDSSRRVLGKRPTKLSDLEDTALKIKTLVTGGEITHEERPVTFTWADASMPLPIWVAGYGPKALNLTGRIADGVILQFADPGLIKWCLGFLHEGAREAGRDPSSIKVMAAAPAWVSDDLEKAREHVRWFPALVSNHVVDLLSKYDPATLPPELTSYVTNRQGYDYLHHAEVGSSNASFVSDEVVDRFCIIGPVEEHKRRLAELAEIGVDQFNIYLMSGEEEACVEAYGKEIIPALANVQKGVSSLA from the coding sequence ATGGATTTCGGCATTACCCTGAAACTTGATATGTCCCCCGCCCGCAGCGTGGCGCTCACCCGCCAGGCCGAGGCCGCAGGCTTCAACTACGGCTGGGTCTTCGACTCGCACGTGCTGTGGAACGAGTGCTACCCCATGCTCACGCTGATGGCCAGCAACACCCAGCGCATGCAGCTCGGCACCTGCGTGACGAACCCGGCGGTGCGCGACCTGACCGTGACGGCCAGCGCGCTAGCCACGCTGAACCTGATCTCGGGCGGGCGCATGGTGCTGGGTATTGGCCGAGGCGATAGCTCGCGCCGCGTGCTGGGCAAGCGCCCCACCAAGCTGTCGGATCTGGAAGACACCGCGCTGAAGATCAAGACCCTGGTCACCGGCGGCGAGATCACCCACGAGGAGCGCCCGGTCACGTTTACCTGGGCCGATGCCAGCATGCCGCTGCCGATCTGGGTGGCGGGCTACGGCCCCAAGGCCCTGAACCTGACGGGCCGGATCGCCGATGGCGTGATCCTGCAGTTCGCCGACCCGGGCCTGATCAAGTGGTGCCTGGGCTTCCTGCACGAGGGCGCGCGCGAGGCGGGCCGCGACCCATCCAGCATCAAGGTGATGGCCGCCGCGCCCGCCTGGGTCTCGGATGATCTGGAGAAGGCCCGCGAGCACGTGCGCTGGTTCCCCGCGCTGGTCTCCAACCACGTGGTCGACCTGCTCTCGAAGTATGACCCCGCCACGCTGCCCCCCGAGCTGACATCCTACGTGACCAACCGCCAGGGCTACGACTACCTGCACCACGCCGAGGTCGGCAGCAGCAACGCCAGCTTCGTGAGCGATGAGGTGGTCGATCGCTTCTGTATCATCGGGCCGGTGGAGGAGCACAAGCGCCGCCTGGCCGAGCTGGCCGAGATCGGGGTGGATCAGTTCAATATCTACCTGATGTCTGGCGAGGAAGAGGCCTGCGTCGAGGCCTATGGCAAGGAGATCATCCCCGCCTTGGCCAATGTGCAAAAGGGTGTGAGCAGTCTAGCGTAG
- the hydA gene encoding dihydropyrimidinase has protein sequence MTTVIKGGTVVTASDTFAADVLVEGEQIVALGTDLAGDTVIDASGTYVIPGGIDVHTHLDMPFGGTVSSDDFFTGHRAAAFGGTTMHIDFAIQPKGATLRETVDTWQAKASGKAAIDYGFHVAITDLNDGILDELTRCATYGVTSVKLFMAYKGSLQVDDTTLFRAMQKAAASDLLIMVHAENGDAIDVLVKEAIAAGNLAPKYHALTRPPQLEAEATGRAIRLAEVTGAPLYVVHVTNAAAADQIGQARARGSLNIHGETCTQYFFFTKDDLAREGFEGAKWVCSPPFREESDHEPLWKAVASDVLQVVSTDHCPFWYEGGVDGKQPGKELGKASFAAIPNGCPGIEERLMILYTHGVRTGKISLNRWVELCSTAPAQLFGCYPKKGLIAPGADADIVLWDPAASRTLTAGELHQNTDYTLYEGWEVVGLPRTVLSRGRVLVDGGVWKGEQGAGQFVARKPFGK, from the coding sequence ATGACAACGGTGATCAAAGGCGGAACTGTTGTGACGGCGAGCGATACCTTCGCCGCAGATGTGCTGGTCGAGGGCGAGCAGATCGTGGCGCTCGGCACTGACCTGGCGGGCGACACCGTGATCGACGCCAGCGGCACCTATGTGATCCCGGGCGGCATCGACGTGCACACCCATCTCGACATGCCGTTCGGCGGCACCGTCTCCTCCGACGATTTCTTCACGGGCCACCGCGCGGCGGCGTTCGGCGGCACCACCATGCATATCGACTTCGCCATCCAGCCCAAGGGCGCGACCCTGCGCGAGACGGTGGACACCTGGCAGGCCAAGGCCAGCGGCAAGGCCGCGATCGACTACGGCTTCCATGTGGCGATCACCGACCTGAACGACGGTATTCTGGATGAGCTGACCCGCTGCGCGACCTATGGCGTCACCAGCGTGAAGCTGTTCATGGCCTACAAAGGCTCGCTGCAGGTGGATGACACCACGCTGTTTCGCGCCATGCAGAAGGCCGCGGCCAGCGACCTGCTGATCATGGTGCACGCCGAGAATGGTGACGCCATCGATGTGCTGGTGAAGGAGGCCATCGCGGCGGGCAATCTCGCGCCCAAGTACCACGCGCTCACCCGCCCGCCCCAGCTGGAGGCCGAGGCCACGGGCCGCGCCATCCGCCTGGCCGAGGTCACGGGCGCGCCGCTGTATGTGGTGCACGTGACCAACGCCGCCGCCGCCGACCAGATCGGCCAGGCCCGCGCGCGCGGCAGCCTGAACATCCACGGCGAGACCTGCACCCAGTACTTTTTCTTCACCAAGGACGATCTGGCCCGCGAGGGCTTCGAGGGCGCGAAGTGGGTCTGCTCGCCGCCCTTCCGCGAGGAGAGCGACCACGAGCCGCTGTGGAAGGCGGTCGCCTCCGACGTGCTCCAGGTGGTCTCCACCGATCACTGCCCGTTCTGGTATGAGGGCGGCGTGGATGGCAAGCAGCCCGGCAAGGAGCTGGGCAAGGCCAGCTTCGCCGCCATCCCCAACGGCTGCCCAGGCATCGAGGAGCGCCTGATGATCCTCTACACCCACGGCGTGCGCACCGGCAAGATCTCGCTGAACCGCTGGGTCGAGCTGTGCAGCACCGCCCCGGCCCAACTGTTCGGCTGCTACCCCAAGAAGGGCCTGATCGCCCCCGGGGCCGACGCCGACATTGTGCTGTGGGATCCGGCGGCCAGCCGCACGCTCACCGCTGGCGAGCTGCACCAGAACACCGACTACACGCTCTACGAGGGCTGGGAGGTGGTGGGCCTGCCGCGCACGGTGCTCTCGCGCGGGCGGGTGCTGGTGGATGGCGGCGTGTGGAAGGGCGAGCAGGGCGCTGGTCAGTTTGTGGCCCGCAAGCCATTTGGCAAGTAG
- a CDS encoding ABC transporter permease, translated as MADEPLRSVHSRAEHTTPRVSAFRMPATGLLRRSLPAVSIIVLLLCLWELVKVLFGISDQRLPHLGAIVDVMFTRTQGGSGNVLIVQMLQNAWATFGVSFGGFAVGSVGGLLLALLFTQVRLLERGLMPYVVGSQTVPILAIAPMVVVGLGRLGAPGWAAKVCIAAYLTFFPVTIGMLRGLRAASPLSLDLMRSCAASRAQIFWKLQLPVSLPYLFTSLKIAASSSVIGAIVAELPAGSREGIGVAILNAAQFYNSRPPALYVAILVAALLGVAFYGLVALAELLALRNRRAR; from the coding sequence ATGGCTGATGAGCCGCTGCGCTCAGTGCACAGCCGCGCGGAGCACACCACGCCCCGTGTGTCTGCGTTTCGCATGCCAGCTACTGGCCTGCTTCGTCGTTCTCTCCCCGCCGTCAGCATTATCGTGCTGCTGCTGTGCCTGTGGGAGCTTGTGAAAGTGCTGTTTGGCATCTCCGATCAGCGTCTGCCCCATCTGGGCGCGATCGTGGATGTGATGTTCACGCGCACCCAGGGCGGCAGCGGCAACGTGCTGATCGTCCAGATGCTGCAGAACGCCTGGGCCACCTTCGGCGTATCGTTTGGCGGCTTCGCGGTCGGCAGCGTGGGCGGCCTGCTGCTGGCGCTGCTGTTCACCCAGGTGCGGCTGCTGGAGCGCGGCCTGATGCCCTACGTGGTCGGCTCGCAGACCGTGCCCATCCTGGCGATCGCGCCGATGGTGGTGGTGGGCCTGGGCCGCCTGGGCGCGCCGGGCTGGGCCGCCAAGGTTTGCATTGCCGCCTACCTGACGTTTTTCCCCGTCACCATCGGCATGCTGCGCGGCCTGCGCGCCGCCTCCCCGCTGAGCCTCGACCTCATGCGCTCGTGCGCCGCCAGCCGCGCCCAGATCTTCTGGAAGCTCCAGCTGCCGGTGTCGCTGCCCTACCTCTTCACCTCGCTCAAGATCGCCGCATCCTCAAGCGTGATCGGCGCGATTGTGGCCGAGCTGCCCGCCGGTAGCCGCGAGGGCATCGGCGTGGCCATCCTGAACGCGGCGCAGTTCTACAACTCGCGCCCGCCTGCGCTCTATGTCGCCATCCTCGTCGCCGCGCTGCTGGGCGTCGCCTTCTACGGGCTGGTCGCCCTGGCCGAGCTGCTGGCGCTTCGCAATCGTCGCGCTCGCTAG
- a CDS encoding ABC transporter substrate-binding protein, with translation MAHSPTPRPHPEVRAPILFAVAVRLLRRFRVYQRKFFSLAATIAVFGGMLAACGQPSAAAPTAAPAATAAPAATEAAATAAPAATEAATAAPATAAPEATSAASGPADKVTLQLKWVAQAQFAGYFAALEQGYYKDENLDVTIAPGGPDIVPEQVVASGQAQFGIDWMASLLATRETGAPLVNIAQVYTRAGMRHLSWKDSNITKPADLKGKKVAVWFGGNEYDLLATLSKAQLNKDTDLTLVQQPFDMNLLLNKEVDAAAAMTYNELYQVLSAGHTIDELNILDYNTEGTAMPEDGIFVSNDWLSADPKNKDIAARFLRASFKGWAYCRDNADACVDIVLKQDSGGVMTKEAQKWQMDEVNKLIWGDPINPDTKIGYLEPSLFTFAADTALQFGVIKNPASDEAYTHEIWEAATK, from the coding sequence ATGGCGCACTCCCCAACCCCCCGCCCGCACCCGGAAGTACGGGCACCGATTCTCTTCGCAGTAGCCGTGCGATTGTTAAGGAGGTTCCGAGTGTACCAGCGCAAATTCTTCAGCCTGGCTGCCACCATCGCGGTGTTCGGCGGCATGCTGGCCGCCTGCGGCCAGCCGTCTGCGGCAGCCCCGACCGCTGCCCCCGCCGCCACCGCCGCGCCTGCGGCCACCGAGGCCGCCGCTACCGCCGCACCTGCGGCCACCGAGGCCGCCACCGCCGCGCCCGCCACCGCCGCGCCCGAGGCCACATCCGCCGCCAGCGGCCCCGCCGACAAGGTGACGCTGCAGCTCAAGTGGGTGGCCCAGGCCCAGTTCGCGGGCTACTTCGCCGCGCTGGAGCAGGGCTACTACAAGGATGAGAACCTGGATGTGACCATCGCCCCCGGCGGCCCCGATATCGTGCCCGAGCAGGTGGTGGCCAGCGGCCAGGCCCAGTTCGGCATCGACTGGATGGCCAGCCTGCTCGCCACCCGCGAGACCGGCGCGCCGCTGGTGAACATCGCCCAGGTCTACACCCGCGCCGGTATGCGCCACCTCTCCTGGAAGGACTCGAACATCACCAAGCCCGCCGACCTGAAGGGCAAAAAGGTGGCGGTGTGGTTCGGCGGCAACGAGTACGACCTGCTGGCCACGCTCAGCAAGGCCCAGCTGAACAAGGACACCGACCTGACCCTGGTGCAGCAGCCCTTCGACATGAACCTGCTGCTGAACAAGGAGGTCGACGCCGCCGCCGCCATGACCTACAACGAGCTGTACCAGGTGCTGAGCGCCGGGCACACCATCGACGAGCTGAACATCCTCGACTACAACACCGAGGGCACCGCCATGCCCGAGGATGGCATCTTCGTGAGCAACGACTGGCTGAGCGCCGACCCCAAGAACAAGGACATCGCCGCGCGCTTCCTGCGCGCATCGTTCAAGGGCTGGGCCTACTGCCGCGACAACGCCGATGCCTGCGTCGACATCGTGCTGAAGCAGGACTCCGGCGGCGTGATGACCAAGGAAGCCCAGAAGTGGCAGATGGACGAGGTGAACAAGCTGATCTGGGGCGACCCGATCAACCCCGACACCAAGATCGGCTACCTTGAGCCGAGCCTGTTCACGTTCGCCGCCGACACCGCGCTGCAGTTTGGCGTGATCAAGAACCCCGCCAGCGACGAGGCCTACACCCACGAGATCTGGGAGGCGGCCACCAAGTAG
- a CDS encoding ABC transporter ATP-binding protein has translation MDTTPIIEFAHVSKTFQSGGGPVTALHEVNLTINAGEFIALIGPSGCGKSTLMRLIGDLDQPSVGSVRVKSKTPDQARRDRDYGIVFQAPVLYEWRTIRKNVELPLEIMGHAAERRSERARSMLRLVGLEDFCDAYPHQLSGGMQQRASIARALAFEPSILLMDEPFGALDEITRERMQLELLRIWSTAEPRSTVIFVTHSISEAVFLADRVVVMSPRPGRIEQIIPIDLPRPRDFETRETPAFFTLENEVREALRATERGRI, from the coding sequence ATGGACACGACACCGATCATCGAATTTGCCCATGTCAGCAAGACCTTCCAGAGCGGCGGCGGCCCCGTCACCGCGCTGCACGAGGTGAACCTTACGATCAACGCGGGCGAGTTTATCGCCCTGATCGGCCCCAGCGGCTGCGGGAAAAGCACCCTGATGCGCCTGATCGGCGACCTCGACCAGCCCAGCGTGGGCAGCGTGCGCGTCAAGTCGAAGACCCCTGACCAGGCCCGCCGCGACCGCGACTACGGCATCGTCTTCCAGGCCCCGGTGCTCTACGAGTGGCGCACGATCCGCAAGAATGTCGAGCTGCCGCTGGAGATCATGGGCCACGCCGCCGAGAGGCGCAGCGAGCGCGCCCGCTCCATGCTGCGGCTGGTGGGGCTGGAGGACTTCTGCGACGCCTACCCGCACCAGCTCTCCGGCGGCATGCAGCAGCGCGCCTCTATCGCTCGCGCCCTGGCCTTCGAGCCGTCCATCCTGCTGATGGATGAGCCGTTTGGCGCGCTCGACGAGATCACCCGCGAGCGCATGCAGCTGGAGCTGCTGCGGATCTGGAGCACCGCCGAGCCGCGCTCGACTGTGATCTTCGTCACCCACAGCATCTCCGAGGCGGTGTTCTTGGCCGACCGCGTGGTGGTGATGTCGCCGCGCCCTGGCCGGATCGAGCAGATCATCCCGATCGATCTGCCCCGCCCGCGCGACTTCGAGACCCGCGAGACCCCGGCCTTCTTCACCCTGGAGAACGAGGTGCGCGAGGCGCTGCGGGCCACCGAGCGGGGGCGCATATGA
- a CDS encoding CapA family protein yields MYIRWVIARSLAVCALLALAVCPAASARAGQQGQGGLEAPLAMANMCGPGTPGEVQFTLAATGDTFPHENIQAVGEAQGYGVLFDQVRPFLQAADLAYTNFDGAMLEGAGYTGYPMFNYNPALAAALRDAGVDLVSTANNHILDRGPEGIDATLKVLAANGIQQHGTVPSAEASAPHPPYLRLPVAHDGVTITLGFVSATWGTNGNPDPQGQVNLLYGSSDYGQQGGVRQQILDAVAQARRETDLVVVAAHWGHEYQFTPDQSQLDAARLLAEAGADVILGAQSHTLQPVDILQHNGRQTLVIYSLANFLASQGAYQAEFYSATSVIFYVGLVRTPDGGVRVSGYRYLPTIHVENDTRPAPIPQEGYEQVVAHVRQMMRDPHGLRQLPPAAAALPQQLPICQELRPAQGAQPVGGDFAQLYRTLGGDAPVALSDAVAALGLPSGPAAPALSGDCATTLPVLTTPNQRLEYHADAPWPYRVVGTQLGAAVYQRRYHPAELARGDMGDITNPTFQSFYQRYGGTPIFGLPISGELDEGGTKVQYFERARFELSVDAAATAPLGQQVRLGRLSEEYGGIEAMCGLPAPTAAPAATAVPVVATAAAPAPAAPVPLAAWVALALLASVAVGFGGGWLVFRSTMPAGVAPGARSRSLRGQQASGGFTYYGEPAGQSDLPPAHADLLRDLLGLPPTPVWQEDDDDGDLLTPADEDDLRELRVDLGAPRSDEDVLRHLLGV; encoded by the coding sequence ATGTACATCCGCTGGGTCATAGCACGTTCCTTGGCTGTCTGCGCGCTTCTGGCGCTGGCGGTCTGCCCCGCCGCGTCGGCGCGGGCGGGCCAGCAGGGCCAGGGCGGCCTGGAAGCGCCGCTGGCGATGGCGAATATGTGCGGCCCCGGCACCCCTGGCGAGGTGCAGTTCACGCTGGCGGCCACGGGCGACACCTTCCCGCACGAGAACATCCAGGCGGTGGGCGAGGCCCAGGGGTACGGCGTGCTGTTCGATCAGGTGCGGCCCTTCCTGCAGGCCGCCGATCTGGCCTACACCAACTTCGACGGTGCGATGCTGGAGGGCGCGGGCTACACCGGCTATCCGATGTTCAATTATAACCCGGCGCTGGCCGCAGCCCTGCGGGATGCCGGGGTCGATCTGGTCTCGACCGCCAACAACCACATCCTCGACCGTGGGCCGGAAGGGATCGACGCCACGCTGAAGGTGCTGGCCGCCAACGGCATCCAGCAGCACGGCACGGTGCCCAGCGCCGAGGCCAGCGCGCCGCACCCACCGTACCTGCGCCTTCCCGTGGCCCACGACGGCGTGACGATCACGCTGGGCTTTGTCTCGGCCACGTGGGGCACCAACGGCAACCCCGACCCGCAGGGCCAGGTGAACCTGCTGTATGGGTCGAGCGACTACGGCCAGCAGGGCGGCGTGCGCCAGCAGATCTTGGATGCGGTGGCCCAGGCTAGGCGCGAGACCGACCTGGTGGTGGTGGCGGCGCACTGGGGCCACGAGTACCAGTTCACGCCCGACCAGAGCCAGCTGGATGCGGCCCGCCTGCTGGCGGAGGCCGGGGCCGATGTGATCCTGGGCGCGCAGTCGCACACGCTGCAGCCGGTGGATATTTTGCAGCATAACGGGCGGCAGACGCTGGTGATCTACTCGCTGGCCAACTTCCTGGCCTCGCAGGGCGCGTACCAGGCCGAGTTCTACAGCGCCACCTCGGTGATCTTCTACGTGGGCCTGGTGCGCACGCCCGACGGCGGCGTGCGGGTGAGCGGCTACCGCTACCTGCCCACCATCCATGTGGAAAATGATACTCGCCCCGCGCCCATCCCGCAGGAGGGCTACGAGCAGGTGGTGGCCCACGTGCGCCAGATGATGCGCGACCCCCACGGGCTGCGCCAGCTGCCGCCCGCCGCCGCCGCGCTGCCCCAGCAGCTGCCGATCTGCCAGGAGCTGCGGCCCGCCCAGGGCGCGCAGCCGGTGGGCGGCGATTTCGCCCAGCTCTATCGCACGCTGGGCGGCGATGCCCCGGTGGCGCTCTCCGACGCGGTGGCGGCGCTGGGCCTGCCCAGCGGCCCCGCCGCGCCCGCCCTGAGCGGCGACTGCGCCACCACGCTGCCGGTGCTCACCACGCCCAACCAGCGGCTGGAGTACCACGCCGACGCGCCCTGGCCCTACCGCGTGGTCGGCACCCAGCTGGGCGCGGCGGTCTACCAGCGGCGCTACCACCCCGCCGAGCTTGCGCGCGGCGATATGGGCGACATAACGAATCCGACGTTTCAGAGCTTCTACCAGCGCTACGGCGGCACCCCCATCTTCGGCCTGCCGATCAGCGGCGAGCTAGATGAGGGAGGGACCAAAGTGCAGTATTTTGAGCGCGCCCGCTTCGAGCTGAGCGTGGACGCAGCCGCCACCGCCCCGCTGGGCCAGCAGGTGCGGCTGGGCAGGCTTTCCGAGGAGTACGGCGGGATCGAGGCCATGTGCGGCCTGCCCGCGCCCACCGCCGCGCCTGCGGCTACCGCTGTGCCTGTGGTGGCCACGGCGGCAGCGCCTGCGCCCGCCGCGCCTGTGCCGCTGGCGGCTTGGGTGGCGCTGGCGCTGCTGGCCTCGGTGGCGGTGGGCTTCGGCGGCGGCTGGCTGGTGTTCCGCAGCACCATGCCCGCTGGTGTGGCTCCAGGGGCTCGCTCGCGCTCGCTGCGCGGCCAGCAGGCCAGCGGCGGCTTCACCTACTACGGCGAGCCTGCTGGCCAGAGCGATCTGCCGCCCGCCCACGCCGATCTGCTGCGCGACCTGCTGGGCCTGCCGCCCACGCCGGTGTGGCAGGAGGACGACGACGATGGCGATCTGCTGACCCCCGCCGACGAGGACGACCTGCGCGAGCTGCGCGTGGACCTGGGCGCGCCCCGCAGCGACGAGGACGTGCTGCGCCACCTGCTGGGCGTGTGA
- a CDS encoding ABC transporter permease: MIEHPPALAAPAPSSPRVRALLGTWLPPIITFVLVLVAWESAVRGFGIPLYLLPAPSQVAATFLEQPALLLRIGLATFSNALVGCAIGCALGVLVAVACVRWGVIAEGLVPLSVGASAIPIVALSPLLGIWLGSISPASKIAVVVVMTFFPFLVNMYKGLSSARTDSLALLRSYAASEREIFLKLRFPAALPFLFNALRVCATLSMIGAVVSEFFGGPQNALGVYIKTQAGILQTSKAWAAIVVACVYGLLFYGAVMLAERFAMPWRRDLRDD, encoded by the coding sequence ATGATCGAGCATCCCCCCGCCCTGGCCGCCCCCGCCCCGTCATCGCCGCGCGTGCGCGCGCTGCTGGGCACTTGGCTGCCGCCTATCATCACCTTTGTGCTGGTGCTGGTGGCCTGGGAGTCGGCGGTGCGCGGCTTTGGCATCCCGCTCTACCTGCTGCCCGCGCCTAGCCAGGTGGCCGCCACCTTCCTTGAGCAGCCCGCCCTGCTGCTGCGGATCGGCCTGGCCACCTTCAGCAACGCCCTGGTGGGCTGCGCTATCGGCTGTGCGCTGGGGGTGCTGGTGGCGGTGGCCTGCGTGCGCTGGGGCGTGATCGCCGAGGGCCTGGTGCCGCTGTCGGTGGGGGCCAGCGCCATCCCAATCGTGGCGCTCTCGCCGCTGCTGGGCATCTGGCTGGGCAGCATCAGCCCCGCGTCCAAGATCGCGGTGGTGGTGGTGATGACCTTCTTCCCCTTCTTGGTGAATATGTACAAGGGCCTCAGCTCGGCCCGCACCGACTCGCTGGCGCTGCTGCGGTCCTACGCCGCCAGCGAGCGCGAGATCTTCCTGAAGCTGCGCTTCCCCGCCGCGCTGCCCTTCCTGTTCAACGCGCTGCGGGTGTGCGCCACCCTGAGCATGATCGGCGCGGTGGTCTCCGAGTTCTTCGGCGGGCCGCAGAACGCGCTGGGCGTGTACATCAAGACCCAGGCTGGCATCCTGCAGACCAGCAAGGCCTGGGCGGCGATTGTGGTGGCCTGTGTGTATGGCCTGCTATTCTACGGCGCGGTGATGCTGGCCGAGCGCTTCGCCATGCCCTGGAGGCGCGATCTGCGCGACGACTAG
- a CDS encoding DUF16 domain-containing protein: MITVVMRILLSKRKNNKTPGFWVLGCERRCSHHGGGFAQALVPARRPWGEEGCTNQQHARYTYSAHLRVNALNSLDERLNSLDERLNSLDERLNSLDERLNSLDERLNSLDERLNSLDERLNSLDGHLNSLDGHLNSLDERLNSLDERLNSLDERLNSLDERLNTATLDCSHPFAHWPRRG; encoded by the coding sequence TTGATCACCGTTGTCATGAGGATACTCCTATCGAAAAGAAAGAATAACAAGACCCCAGGCTTCTGGGTGCTGGGGTGCGAGCGCCGATGTAGCCACCATGGAGGAGGATTCGCACAGGCGCTCGTTCCAGCCAGAAGACCCTGGGGTGAAGAGGGATGCACAAATCAACAGCATGCAAGATACACATACAGCGCACACCTGCGCGTAAATGCTCTCAACTCGTTGGATGAGCGCCTCAACTCGTTGGATGAACGTCTCAACTCGTTGGATGAGCGTCTCAACTCGTTGGATGAGCGCCTCAACTCGTTGGATGAGCGCCTCAACTCGTTGGATGAGCGTCTCAACTCGTTGGATGAGCGCCTCAACTCGTTGGATGGACACCTCAACTCGTTGGATGGACACCTCAACTCGTTGGATGAGCGCCTCAACTCGTTGGATGAGCGCCTCAACTCGTTGGATGAGCGCCTCAACTCGTTGGATGAGCGCCTCAACACAGCTACGCTAGACTGCTCACACCCTTTTGCACATTGGCCAAGGCGGGGATGA